A single genomic interval of Streptococcus oralis subsp. dentisani harbors:
- a CDS encoding DUF5945 family protein — MTKDWNFNQPLESKSENQEDPDKIAALFGNHQGGNEVNYEAAFQKRKQAPVTESNSSSKPKVTEVRTGKETDITTSYQQHLKRLIADNNSDIQSSQKKIEELHTLIDTKNKDNKKLQSIYDAISELH; from the coding sequence ATGACAAAAGATTGGAATTTTAATCAACCATTAGAAAGTAAATCAGAAAATCAAGAAGATCCAGATAAAATTGCGGCCTTATTTGGAAATCATCAAGGAGGTAATGAAGTAAATTATGAAGCAGCTTTTCAAAAGCGCAAACAAGCACCTGTGACGGAATCAAATTCTAGTTCTAAACCCAAAGTTACAGAGGTTAGAACAGGAAAAGAGACAGATATCACTACAAGTTATCAGCAACATCTTAAAAGACTTATTGCGGATAACAATAGCGATATTCAAAGCAGTCAAAAGAAAATTGAAGAGCTACATACGTTGATTGACACAAAGAATAAAGACAATAAGAAATTGCAGTCAATTTATGATGCGATTTCTGAATTACACTAA
- a CDS encoding DUF5965 family protein — MTIIERLEEKVTRQESKVARETEKLATYKEQLETAMFATFKRRQSISHMSFEEALDHAFGKERQFDDSEFRKDEMSE; from the coding sequence ATGACCATTATTGAACGCTTAGAAGAAAAGGTCACTAGGCAAGAGAGTAAGGTAGCAAGAGAGACAGAAAAACTCGCTACTTACAAAGAACAACTGGAGACAGCGATGTTTGCGACGTTCAAAAGGCGTCAAAGCATCAGTCACATGAGTTTTGAAGAAGCTCTTGACCATGCCTTTGGTAAAGAAAGACAATTCGATGATTCTGAATTTAGAAAGGATGAAATGAGTGAATGA
- a CDS encoding toprim domain-containing protein, with protein MEIEECKQISILDVANRLGISFKQVSNGVYEHSEHDSFRIFSTTNTFKWFSRDIQGDVIDFVRLVKGISFKEALAFLSEEPFQKEAVQEKRERPFYYPLKSVEDSNCSLARYYLTEYRGISEENIQKMIQQGLIAQASWKTNETVEPVIVFKSYDHRHKLQAASLQGIYKNHSLPRERLKTILKGSHGHIGISFDIGKPNRLVFCESFVDLMSYYELHQQNLSDVRLVSMEGLKRSVVAYQTLRLIADENQKLEFLDTVIPSKLFPLINTIRDTTSYFDNHPDLFTLAVDCDDAGKDFSDKLSQSGFPVLLDLPDNESGKEKRDWNDILREKKSDLQLMIETTKETLRNQPVRQTSQCLEL; from the coding sequence ATGGAAATAGAAGAATGTAAGCAAATTTCAATTCTTGATGTAGCCAATCGTTTAGGTATCTCCTTTAAACAAGTTTCGAACGGTGTCTATGAGCATTCTGAACACGATTCATTTCGGATTTTTTCAACTACCAATACTTTTAAATGGTTTTCAAGAGATATTCAAGGTGATGTCATTGATTTTGTTCGACTTGTTAAGGGAATTTCCTTTAAAGAAGCTCTAGCATTTCTTTCTGAAGAACCTTTTCAAAAAGAAGCTGTTCAAGAAAAAAGAGAGAGACCATTTTATTATCCTTTAAAGAGTGTAGAAGATTCTAACTGCAGTCTGGCTAGATATTATTTAACAGAATATAGAGGAATCTCAGAAGAAAACATACAAAAGATGATTCAACAAGGTTTGATAGCACAAGCTAGTTGGAAAACAAATGAAACAGTTGAACCTGTTATCGTTTTTAAAAGCTATGATCATCGTCACAAGCTGCAGGCAGCAAGCTTACAAGGGATTTATAAGAATCACTCTCTTCCTAGAGAGAGGCTGAAAACGATTCTAAAAGGAAGCCATGGACATATTGGAATATCTTTTGATATTGGTAAACCAAATAGACTGGTCTTTTGTGAATCGTTCGTCGACTTGATGAGCTATTACGAACTTCATCAACAAAATCTATCTGATGTTCGTTTGGTATCTATGGAGGGATTAAAAAGGTCTGTAGTTGCTTATCAAACTTTACGACTGATAGCTGACGAAAATCAGAAATTGGAATTTTTAGATACAGTAATACCTTCAAAGTTATTCCCTTTAATCAATACAATTCGTGATACCACCAGCTATTTTGATAATCATCCTGATTTATTTACACTGGCAGTAGATTGTGATGATGCAGGTAAAGATTTTTCTGATAAGTTATCTCAATCAGGATTTCCTGTTTTACTGGATTTACCTGATAATGAATCTGGGAAAGAAAAAAGAGACTGGAACGATATTCTTCGAGAAAAGAAATCAGATTTACAATTGATGATCGAGACTACAAAAGAGACATTGAGGAATCAACCAGTAAGACAAACCTCTCAATGTTTAGAATTGTGA
- a CDS encoding DUF5966 family protein, producing the protein MNDLLLIPVIFLAVGGILILLWRLFLIASGLFLIGFISFLIFVEVYGIYLFFTEPTLYFDDIRQHGLTSFTAVYLFINLMLVLGFSWRFFNFINNKKM; encoded by the coding sequence ATGAATGATTTACTCCTTATCCCAGTAATTTTTTTAGCAGTAGGAGGAATTCTCATTCTTTTATGGAGACTCTTTCTTATTGCCAGTGGACTTTTCCTTATTGGTTTTATCAGTTTTCTTATTTTCGTGGAGGTCTATGGAATTTATCTGTTCTTTACTGAACCGACTTTATACTTTGATGATATCAGACAACATGGTTTAACTAGTTTTACGGCTGTGTACCTTTTCATCAATCTGATGTTGGTTCTAGGATTTAGTTGGCGCTTCTTTAACTTCATAAATAATAAAAAAATGTGA
- a CDS encoding DUF5962 family protein: protein MMEDTYYQLEEALVQGFQTPEEYQAYKELKEHYEEVTGDYSFSIRELTSQLEIALQNHRGVDFEEHEKEEYLDLVQKLEEFDSSLATHYRQLID from the coding sequence ATGATGGAAGATACCTATTATCAATTAGAAGAGGCTTTGGTACAGGGATTTCAAACACCTGAAGAATACCAAGCCTACAAGGAGTTAAAGGAACATTATGAGGAAGTGACAGGCGATTACAGCTTTTCTATACGAGAACTTACTAGTCAATTGGAAATCGCTCTTCAGAATCATCGAGGTGTGGACTTTGAAGAACATGAGAAAGAGGAATATTTGGACTTAGTTCAAAAATTAGAAGAGTTTGATTCCTCTCTTGCCACCCATTATCGTCAATTGATTGACTAG
- a CDS encoding thrombospondin type 3 repeat-containing protein yields the protein MEAIYQRDSDQDGLTDAQELALGTNPLSADSDGDGRSDLVEIEEGTNPLEKDLQDIDQTSIIEPSSVFMEMKQKISDMMESHYKEFIQALISIETGIENQQNLEDLYTYYMRTDAVSLLSSDLEISPQEVEMEIEL from the coding sequence ATGGAAGCCATTTATCAACGTGATTCGGATCAAGATGGATTAACTGATGCTCAAGAATTGGCGCTAGGAACCAATCCTCTTAGCGCAGATTCTGATGGTGATGGACGTTCAGATTTAGTGGAAATAGAAGAAGGAACCAATCCCTTAGAAAAGGATTTACAAGACATAGACCAAACAAGTATCATTGAACCGTCCTCAGTATTTATGGAAATGAAACAAAAGATTTCAGATATGATGGAGAGTCACTACAAGGAATTTATACAGGCTCTGATTAGTATTGAAACAGGGATTGAAAACCAACAAAACCTAGAAGACTTATATACTTACTACATGAGAACGGATGCCGTTTCTCTTTTATCTAGTGATTTAGAAATCAGTCCTCAAGAGGTTGAAATGGAGATAGAGTTGTAG
- a CDS encoding leucine-rich repeat protein: MKEVLKLRKRRTGQWVTVAGMVLIGACMTIGNTVVFADDTQTYPIEVSDSNKFNLTDSPSPLSSENLGTNNRGHEVATLPSTGHVDSSAKTTPEYLMSESSTVSLVKSDVATTETSTSVLASLSEVAPTKSTDSSETLVPSTLSEDPKHASTSEGAAAEVKSHSETLVEHSTNSNNEEESGDNLIYDIHNQEVTITDIKRKETIKKLIIPQRISNYRVTEIGSSAFSGSSLKEVVLPSTLTQIGSSAFSGTQLKDITLPTSVTTIGSGAFGSIDSLSSVVIPKNLSNAYRAFEGSQHLKTIHFEEGITKIADGLFKDSGISSITIPKTVTEIGYEAFRNTRITELYIPDSVTKLGANSFGTDYYNDFKTLTKVSLPSELQSTSSPFYGQKNLKEVVLRGNWKTIPGGLFSGTGIEKLVIPEGVTEIGADAFSGSSLKEVVLPKTLTKIGDSAFSGTQLTNMSVPSSVREIGSYAFNSTPLEVINLPYGLQVIGSGAFRNTKLETIEIPEGVTYLDDYTLANIPTLKSVYLPKSLTAFVQSWNTPSESVEYHVYLDSFALEYMIEKQLNFKLRDENVANDDSKVLDSSNSYYLTTTTGTRRQGYLGLDLKYAIKKDKSSDDGKYVLHLNIPSTTKVFESKIRVNGQDVTATVSNGYLDIPVSEEIGKIKLMLMTENRELTNVRLFAQFSYQKDRKKVSENIGAINVNIPVLTLTANQVTSRSYSRISGIADPNDQLIAYLDDMVVGQVKIKKDGSYTFDVPLVTPVDNKEYTIKVKALSSDGREISETTTVRYEKNYPELVNFIMRHNGYTYNLKENQDKVPVISFRPGGKFDFEVEYTNTEQIENIYLVSVREGIKKYVQLYYDENLKKYIYHGYFDEKNTSYVPGKLELQIINKEKRIPSILIELEGKKIDYLSSDFKEKYKIIDELNRDKFVTRIINRETQKVVLTEEISIDILKELFDNIQNNSESQPKTSSILVKEEENNLGFRSAEGTKGEPILNLFYALLLEGAGNINLNQFFSPAKFALEELFKIPELIFRKYAGLSKDLSTVSDSVFDGIVDKQLGNKAIKDEFAKVPGLEKVVNNIGLYQELGTFVMKWSMLELLEQLLENPKLVIQGNYKYNALQTIKREKNNFINASTLSIGVSLASNSKHVALGALIYDFGATFYNFIRGIGGKLEKWERIPTVSGLPESIYENIIDDLKIGAPTLTNWKVKTPSNNTKEEDIGTKAYSNSFDVSNLFSVRYTTPHNNLSRFTTFNIPAFQFVVDPSGIVINNVSKKPVTGATINLYYQGENGEEILWDAGEYSQFNPLLTTVNGEYAWDVPEGFWKVKVSKEGYESAESDWLPVPPPQTEVHFNLKPLSYKIAYKVGDGILKEDVPRSYQTDVDTELPYPVRKGYVFTGWYLDDNFSGEPFFNTLFDKAGDKVLYAKWEKDTKILSDDDNVVTVTVSGNDVNVIGKVVKKEVTNADILEKVGDHNNLLMEIQALDDDGNVVSLSEDAEIELAVISGQKPYKVLHYVKDKSTFEEVPFNWNEKDKNISLTTSTLGVYLIQNKLTEKQMTSKVRQESRVLKTDKIEYVDDSSLDAGKVREVAAINGKVLVEITDVYVNGELQSSTEKELSRIEPQAKKVYRGTKQVSHVPDVAPMENNKPEAIIETKVRQESRVLKTDKIEYVDDSSLDAGKVREVAAINGKVLVEITDVYVNGELQSSTEKELSRIEPQAKKVYRGTKQVSHVPDVAPMENNKPEAIIETKVRQESRVLKTDKIEYVDDSSLDAGKVREVAAINGKVLVEITDVYVNGELQSSTERELSRIEPQAKKVYRGTKQVSHVPDVAPMENNKPEAIIETKVRQESRVLKTDKIEYVDDSSLDAGKVREVAAINGKVLIEITDIYVNSELQLSTERELSRIEPQAKKVYRGTKWVSQVPDVAPIEVNRIERNNITKEHPGVSIAINTKLEPVVMNQSSSEPLSSKETTIRTKGYLPNTSSEYSYGFELAGIIALATAHFGIISNKRKKNIKN, from the coding sequence ATGAAGGAAGTTTTAAAACTAAGAAAACGCAGAACAGGGCAATGGGTAACTGTTGCGGGTATGGTATTAATTGGTGCGTGTATGACAATCGGGAATACAGTGGTTTTTGCAGATGATACTCAAACATACCCGATTGAGGTATCAGATAGTAATAAATTTAATTTAACGGACTCCCCCTCTCCTTTAAGTAGTGAAAATTTAGGAACAAATAATCGAGGGCATGAAGTAGCTACTTTACCATCTACAGGACACGTTGATTCAAGTGCCAAAACCACACCAGAATATTTGATGAGTGAATCGTCAACTGTTTCTTTAGTCAAAAGTGATGTGGCGACTACAGAGACCTCAACCTCAGTATTGGCTAGTCTTTCTGAAGTCGCACCAACTAAGTCAACCGACAGCTCTGAAACACTAGTGCCCTCAACTTTATCGGAAGATCCAAAGCATGCATCAACTTCAGAGGGGGCAGCAGCTGAAGTTAAAAGCCACTCTGAAACACTAGTAGAACATTCTACTAATAGTAATAATGAGGAGGAAAGTGGTGATAATTTAATTTACGATATACACAATCAAGAAGTGACAATTACTGATATCAAGCGAAAAGAAACAATTAAAAAACTGATTATTCCTCAAAGAATTTCTAATTATAGAGTCACCGAAATAGGTTCTTCAGCTTTTTCAGGTTCTAGTTTGAAGGAAGTAGTATTACCAAGTACGCTAACACAGATAGGAAGTTCTGCTTTTAGTGGGACACAGTTGAAAGACATCACTCTTCCAACAAGTGTCACAACTATAGGAAGTGGGGCTTTTGGATCTATTGATAGTTTAAGCAGTGTTGTTATTCCAAAGAATTTGAGTAATGCTTACAGAGCTTTTGAGGGTTCACAACATCTCAAGACAATTCATTTTGAAGAAGGCATAACTAAGATAGCTGACGGTCTTTTTAAAGATTCAGGAATTTCGAGTATCACAATTCCTAAGACAGTCACTGAAATAGGTTACGAAGCTTTCCGTAATACAAGAATTACAGAACTTTATATTCCAGACAGTGTTACTAAGTTAGGTGCTAATTCCTTTGGCACTGACTATTATAACGATTTCAAAACTCTTACTAAAGTTAGCTTGCCATCAGAGTTGCAATCAACTAGTTCACCATTCTATGGACAGAAGAATCTCAAGGAAGTAGTGCTTCGTGGAAATTGGAAGACAATTCCAGGAGGATTGTTTTCTGGAACAGGAATTGAAAAACTAGTGATTCCAGAGGGTGTTACTGAAATAGGGGCAGATGCCTTTTCAGGTTCTAGTTTGAAGGAAGTAGTATTACCAAAAACGTTAACGAAGATAGGCGATTCTGCTTTTAGTGGGACACAGTTGACAAATATGTCGGTTCCTTCTAGTGTTAGGGAAATTGGCTCTTATGCCTTTAATAGTACGCCACTTGAGGTAATTAATTTACCTTATGGTTTGCAAGTAATCGGTAGTGGAGCTTTTCGAAACACCAAGCTTGAAACAATTGAGATCCCAGAAGGTGTGACTTATCTTGATGATTACACTTTAGCCAATATTCCAACACTGAAGTCTGTGTATCTTCCAAAAAGTTTGACAGCTTTCGTTCAGTCTTGGAATACACCTTCTGAAAGCGTAGAATACCATGTTTATCTGGATTCTTTTGCTTTAGAATATATGATTGAAAAACAACTTAACTTTAAACTTCGTGATGAAAATGTAGCAAATGATGACAGTAAAGTATTAGACAGCAGCAATTCTTACTATCTGACAACGACAACAGGTACTCGTCGACAAGGATATTTAGGTCTAGACCTAAAGTACGCTATAAAAAAAGATAAATCAAGTGATGATGGTAAGTATGTCCTTCACCTCAATATACCATCTACAACGAAAGTTTTTGAAAGTAAAATACGAGTAAATGGCCAAGATGTAACGGCAACAGTTTCTAATGGTTATCTTGATATTCCTGTTTCAGAAGAGATAGGTAAGATTAAGTTAATGCTGATGACAGAAAATAGAGAACTCACTAATGTTCGTTTATTTGCACAGTTTTCCTATCAAAAAGATAGAAAAAAAGTATCCGAAAATATTGGAGCTATCAATGTTAATATACCTGTCTTAACACTAACAGCTAATCAGGTAACGTCAAGGAGTTACTCTCGTATTAGTGGAATAGCCGACCCTAATGACCAGCTAATTGCTTATCTTGATGATATGGTTGTCGGTCAAGTCAAGATCAAGAAAGATGGAAGTTACACCTTTGATGTACCTCTAGTCACTCCTGTAGACAACAAAGAATATACAATCAAAGTGAAGGCTTTATCATCAGATGGTCGAGAAATCAGTGAGACAACAACAGTTCGCTATGAGAAAAATTATCCTGAGTTAGTGAACTTTATCATGCGTCATAATGGCTACACTTATAATTTGAAAGAGAACCAAGACAAAGTTCCAGTCATCAGTTTTAGACCTGGTGGAAAATTTGATTTTGAAGTTGAGTATACAAATACTGAACAGATAGAAAATATTTATTTGGTAAGTGTCAGAGAGGGAATCAAAAAGTATGTTCAGCTTTATTATGATGAAAATTTAAAAAAATATATTTATCATGGCTATTTTGATGAAAAAAATACTTCTTATGTTCCTGGAAAATTAGAACTTCAGATTATTAATAAGGAAAAACGCATCCCCTCTATTCTAATTGAATTAGAGGGTAAAAAGATTGACTATTTAAGCAGTGATTTTAAAGAAAAATATAAAATAATTGACGAGTTAAACCGAGATAAGTTTGTTACTCGAATTATCAATAGGGAAACACAGAAGGTTGTATTAACAGAAGAAATATCAATAGATATATTAAAAGAATTGTTTGATAATATTCAAAACAATTCGGAATCTCAACCTAAAACATCTTCAATTTTAGTTAAAGAGGAAGAAAATAATTTAGGATTTAGGTCTGCTGAAGGAACCAAGGGGGAACCTATATTAAATCTATTTTATGCTTTATTGTTGGAAGGAGCAGGAAACATTAATCTGAATCAATTTTTCAGTCCTGCAAAATTTGCACTCGAAGAATTATTCAAAATACCAGAATTAATTTTTAGAAAGTATGCAGGTCTTTCAAAAGATCTTTCTACCGTTAGTGACAGTGTGTTTGATGGTATTGTGGATAAACAACTTGGAAATAAAGCTATTAAAGATGAATTCGCAAAAGTTCCTGGTTTAGAAAAGGTAGTAAATAATATAGGGCTTTATCAAGAATTAGGAACTTTTGTGATGAAGTGGTCCATGTTAGAATTACTCGAACAACTTTTAGAAAATCCTAAACTAGTAATTCAAGGAAATTACAAATATAATGCACTTCAAACTATCAAAAGAGAGAAAAATAATTTTATTAATGCTTCAACACTGTCAATTGGGGTTAGCCTTGCTTCTAATAGTAAGCACGTAGCTTTAGGTGCTCTAATTTATGATTTTGGTGCAACATTTTATAATTTTATTAGAGGTATAGGTGGTAAGCTAGAGAAATGGGAACGCATTCCTACAGTATCGGGTCTCCCTGAGTCAATTTATGAAAATATTATTGATGATTTAAAAATTGGTGCTCCAACATTAACTAACTGGAAGGTAAAAACTCCTTCCAATAATACAAAGGAAGAAGATATAGGCACAAAAGCCTATTCTAACTCATTTGATGTCTCAAATTTATTTTCTGTAAGATACACTACACCCCATAATAATCTATCTAGATTTACCACATTTAATATACCAGCTTTTCAATTCGTTGTTGACCCATCAGGAATAGTAATAAATAATGTTTCAAAGAAACCAGTAACGGGAGCAACAATTAATCTTTATTATCAAGGAGAGAATGGTGAGGAGATTTTATGGGATGCAGGGGAGTATTCGCAGTTTAATCCTTTGCTGACGACAGTTAATGGTGAGTATGCTTGGGATGTGCCTGAAGGCTTCTGGAAAGTCAAGGTAAGTAAAGAGGGATATGAGTCTGCAGAGTCTGATTGGCTACCGGTACCGCCACCTCAGACAGAAGTACACTTTAACTTGAAACCATTGTCCTATAAGATAGCTTATAAAGTTGGAGATGGCATATTAAAGGAAGATGTTCCAAGGAGTTACCAAACTGATGTAGATACGGAGTTGCCTTATCCTGTTCGTAAAGGATACGTTTTTACAGGATGGTATTTAGATGATAATTTCTCAGGTGAACCTTTCTTTAATACATTGTTCGATAAAGCGGGTGACAAGGTGCTTTATGCTAAGTGGGAAAAGGACACAAAAATTCTAAGTGATGATGATAACGTTGTTACGGTGACAGTTTCTGGAAATGATGTAAATGTGATTGGCAAGGTTGTTAAAAAGGAAGTTACTAATGCTGATATCTTGGAAAAGGTTGGGGATCATAATAACCTTCTTATGGAAATTCAAGCTTTAGATGATGATGGTAATGTAGTATCCTTATCTGAAGACGCTGAAATTGAACTAGCAGTGATTTCAGGTCAAAAACCTTATAAGGTGTTACATTATGTAAAAGATAAGTCGACTTTTGAGGAGGTACCATTTAATTGGAATGAAAAGGACAAAAACATTTCCTTAACCACGTCAACTTTAGGGGTTTATTTGATTCAAAATAAATTGACAGAAAAACAAATGACTTCTAAGGTTCGTCAAGAAAGTCGAGTTCTTAAGACAGATAAGATTGAATATGTTGATGATTCAAGTCTCGATGCAGGCAAAGTTCGAGAAGTTGCAGCAATAAACGGAAAAGTTTTAGTAGAAATCACAGACGTATATGTAAATGGTGAGTTGCAATCAAGTACAGAAAAAGAATTATCACGTATTGAACCGCAAGCTAAGAAGGTTTATCGAGGAACAAAACAGGTATCTCACGTCCCAGATGTTGCACCAATGGAGAATAATAAACCAGAGGCTATTATTGAAACTAAGGTTCGTCAAGAAAGTCGAGTTCTTAAGACAGATAAGATTGAATATGTTGATGATTCAAGTCTCGATGCAGGCAAAGTTCGAGAAGTTGCAGCAATAAACGGAAAAGTTTTAGTAGAAATCACAGACGTATATGTAAATGGTGAGTTGCAATCAAGTACAGAAAAAGAATTATCACGTATTGAACCGCAAGCTAAGAAGGTTTATCGAGGAACAAAACAGGTATCTCACGTCCCAGATGTTGCACCAATGGAGAATAATAAACCAGAGGCTATTATTGAAACTAAGGTTCGTCAAGAAAGTCGAGTTCTTAAGACAGATAAGATTGAATATGTTGATGATTCAAGTCTCGATGCAGGCAAAGTTCGAGAAGTTGCAGCAATAAACGGAAAAGTTTTAGTAGAAATCACAGACGTATATGTAAATGGTGAGTTGCAATCAAGTACAGAAAGAGAATTATCACGTATTGAACCGCAAGCTAAGAAGGTTTATCGAGGAACAAAACAGGTATCTCACGTCCCAGATGTTGCACCAATGGAGAATAATAAACCAGAGGCTATTATTGAAACTAAGGTTCGTCAAGAAAGTCGAGTTCTTAAGACAGATAAGATTGAATATGTTGATGATTCAAGTCTCGATGCAGGTAAAGTTCGAGAAGTTGCAGCAATAAACGGAAAAGTTTTAATAGAAATCACAGACATTTATGTAAATAGTGAGTTGCAATTAAGTACAGAAAGAGAATTATCACGTATTGAACCGCAAGCTAAGAAGGTTTATCGAGGTACAAAATGGGTATCACAAGTTCCCGATGTTGCACCAATTGAGGTTAATAGAATCGAACGTAATAATATTACGAAAGAGCATCCAGGGGTTTCTATTGCGATAAATACTAAGTTAGAGCCAGTAGTGATGAATCAATCGTCTTCTGAACCTCTTTCGTCAAAAGAAACAACCATAAGAACTAAGGGTTATTTACCAAATACAAGTAGTGAATATAGTTATGGTTTTGAGTTGGCAGGTATTATTGCTTTAGCAACGGCTCATTTTGGAATAATCTCAAATAAGAGAAAGAAAAATATAAAAAACTAG